The following proteins come from a genomic window of Salvia hispanica cultivar TCC Black 2014 chromosome 4, UniMelb_Shisp_WGS_1.0, whole genome shotgun sequence:
- the LOC125220538 gene encoding secreted RxLR effector protein 161-like has translation MKRISYASAIGSIMYAMISTRPDVAYALSMTGRFQQNPGEEHWKTVKTILKYLRRTKEYFLVYGGQPELSVTGYTDASFQTDHDDYKSQSGYVFILNGGAVSWNSSKQGTTADSTTEAEYIAASEAAKEVVALLEFVKELGVVPSASSAIPLYCDNTGAVAQAKEPRATNRNKHVPRRYHLIREIIERGDIKLERVPTDDNLADPFTKPLCIAKHNKHFESLGVKHVGRWL, from the coding sequence ATGAAAAGGATCTCATATGCTTCGGCTATAGGATCTATTATGTATGCCATGATATCTACTAGGCCAGATGTGGCCTATGCGCTTAGCATGACAGGCAGATTTCAGCAAAATCCCGGTGAGGAACATTGGAAAACTGTTAAGACTATTCTTAAGTACCTTAGAAGGACTAAAGAATATTTCTTAGTCTATGGTGGACAACCAGAGTTATCAGTTACTGGGTATACTGATGCTAGTTTCCAAACAGACCATGACGACTATAAGTCTCAGTCTGGATATGTTTTTATCCTCAATGGTGGAGCAGTGAGTTGGAATAGTTCCAAACAAGGTACAACTGCCGATTCCACCACCGAAGCCGAGTATATTGCTGCATCTGAAGCTGCCAAAGAAGTTGTTGCTTTGTTAGAGTTCGTTAAGGAACTGGGTGTCGTTCCGAGTGCCAGTAGTGCAATACCTTTGTACTGTGACAACACTGGTGCTGTTGCGCAAGCAAAAGAACCCAGAGCTACGAACAGGAACAAGCATGTTCCTAGAAGATATCATCTGATTAgagaaataattgaaagaggcgacataaaattagaaagagtACCCACTGATGATAATTTGGCTGATCCTTTCACCAAACCATTATGTATAGCAAAACACAACAAGCACTTTGAGAGCTTAGGTGTTAAGCATGTTGGTAGATGGCTTTGA